The proteins below are encoded in one region of Lactuca sativa cultivar Salinas chromosome 3, Lsat_Salinas_v11, whole genome shotgun sequence:
- the LOC111912953 gene encoding uncharacterized protein LOC111912953 — MAGHHTNKCPTLGSEPEDVNAMGGYQSQPRPMGFQNNFNPNWRNNQNIPYPPKQNPPNLLMRPQHPQYQSKKPPYPKNSYNPPNYQQPPQQGKSNAQIGDLATALNKIEQRGRLPSQTEKNPNVSAITLRSGKTLGESNPKRVSREEENEVIVVEPSKVEATPKEPVVPNVDQPDSSNKPIKPLVIPPPFPSRLAFSKKIEEENELFETFRKVQINIQLLNAIKQIPSYAEFLKDLCIKKRKFKANEKIQVNANVSTVIQKKLPPKCKHLGIFVIPCTIGDLHVESAMLDLGASINVMPYSGF, encoded by the exons ATGGCGGGCCATCATACAAATAAGTGTCCTACACTTGGAAGTGAACCGGaagatgtgaatgcaatgggcggATATCAAAGTCAACCAAGacccatgggatttcaaaataaTTTCAACCCAAATTGGAGGAATAACCAAAACATCCCTTATCCACCAAAGCAAAATCCACCAAATCTTTTGATGAGACCCCAACATCCACAATACCAATCCAAAAAACCTCCATATCCAAAAAATTCTTATAACCCTCCAAATTACCAACAACCTCCACAACAAGGCAAATCAAATG CACAAATTGGAGACTTGGCAACCGCTCTCAACAAGATAGAACAAAGGGGTAGACTTCCATCTCAAACCGAGAAGAACCCCAATGTAAGTGCAATAACTTTGAGAAGTGGAAAAACACTTGGAGAAAGCAACcctaaaagagtttcaagagaagaagaaaatgaGGTTATTGTTGTTGAGCCTTCGAAGGTTGAAGCTACTCCAAAGGAACCGGTTGTGCCAAACGTTGATCAACCTGACTCTTCCAACAAACCCATCAAACCATTGGTCATACCACCACCCTTCCCTTCCCGGTTAGCCTTTTCCAAGAAGATAGAAGAAGAAAATGAATTATTTGAAACTTTCCGCAAGGTCCAAATCAACATTCAACTATTGAATGCTATTAAGCAAATTCCAAGTTATGCAGAATTTCTCAAGGATTTATGCATCAAGAAGAGGAAATTCAAGGCAAATGAAAAGATTCAAGTCAATGCAAATGTGTCTACAGTTATCCAAAAGAAGTTACCTCCCAAATGCAAGCATCTGGGAATATTTGTTATCCCTTGTACCATTGGTGATTTGCATGTCGAAAGTGCCATGTTAGATCTTGGAGCCTCGATCAATGTGATGCCATATTCAGGTTTTTAA